Part of the Lolium rigidum isolate FL_2022 chromosome 6, APGP_CSIRO_Lrig_0.1, whole genome shotgun sequence genome, ggtagtatttggTATTTCATATGTTAATATTTTCCTAAACTTGGTCAAAGATATAATATGTTGGCCTTATAAAGAGGAAGTGTTCTCAGGAGTCTGTTCAGATGAAAGTTCAAGTCAATAGTATCTTTGAGTATAAGATAACAGTCTGTTTAGATGAAAGTTTAAGTCAAGAGTATCTTTGTGTGTATGTTACACAATTTCCGTCAACTATCAATATTGATTTTGCAAGGCTTTTAAGTGAAACCTGTCAAAGACATGCTTCATGCTGACACAAGCAGATTTCAGGCTTAAGCTTCTACAAGTCGTCCAACTTATTCTTCAATCATCGTTCACGTTTCCCTTGCCAGTTGCCACAGAAAGAAACTATTGGTAGTGAAAACGTAATGACTGTTCTGAGAGATCTTGACACAAATAAACATTAACCATTAAGCAAATGAAGATCTGAAATCACGTTAAATCTGAAGTCAACATTAACCATTCCTACAAAAACAGTTAACGGTAATCAAATTTCCAGGGCTACATGATCTTTCACAAAGTGTTCCTTGTTCTGCTCTGGATAAAAGGCTGCAGTGATGGTTCTCGTCCTAAGTAGTCAGTTATGATCTCAAGAGGATCTTTTGAGCCTCCTGGAGCCAATACCTGGAATGGTGCAAAAGCATTTTTAGAACAACTGTCATGAATACATAATGAAATAACAAACCTAGAAGAGCATTATTTATTACCTTATTTCTAAACCTCAATCCCGCATGCTGATTTAGCAAGTCGTCTTTAAATTTTGTGGCGAATAGATCAGCAGCAAACACCTGCACGTACAAATCTATATTATTTTCTCTCATTTCAGAACATATGATGGAAGTAATAGGTTTCCACAGTAGTGTTTGTTCAGACCTCACTCCATATGTAGCTGTAGCACACAGCGTCATAGCCAACAGCTATACGAGGAAAGCATGAAGCTGGGCTGGTTCCTTCCAACAAAGGTATCCCCAACATTACCTGAACAATGAGCATTTCACCTTCAGTGGTTAAGTAATCAAAAAATAGTGAATCAAGATTGTTTAGAATGTACGAACCTTTGGATGAAGATCTTTGATCAATTCATCGATGTCCACATCCTCGCTTGTATGTATTACTTGATCAACGAGGCCTGGTAAAGCACAGATTCAGAACCAAGTAACAGGAAAGTTACCCTATGGTTAATAATTCATGTCCTAATCAATAACAGGAAGGCTACTGGGTTGGTAGTGACTGCCGAATTAACAACAGTAGGAAACATTGACTATTCAAAGAACAGGTGGAGAACAGAGAACTAGTCTGAATTTCAAATAGGAGAACGCCTGATGGATATAAAATAAAGACACTGTTACTCTACTCAAGAAAAGGATAAGAGACGGGGGATATAAACGACAGAAAAGTCCAGGTGATGTTACCAAAATGTATCAGCATCTCACGATTGTGTATGAGCATCAAGAGCCAGATAATATTTTCAGAACTATTATTCTCATTCCATGTGCTTTTAGAATAAAAAAGTGACTCACACAAAAGGATCTCTTGCTTCAGCTTCAGGCCAGCGAACATATCTCGCCTTCTTTTCAATGACTGGCAAGCTTCACTAGTGACAGACTTTGTAATGTCCTACAATCATGAAAAGAGAGAAAAGTTCAAGTACTAGTAGAAGCCGCGCCAGGTTAACAAACTTAAAGTATTTTTTGATATGTCGCCGAATTCACTTTATGCCAAAAAAAATAAGTGCAACTTTGGCCCTAGCAACCAATCCTATATATTCTTTTTTGGCTTAACCAAGGATTCTTCAGCCATGCAAAGATATAAACATTGTTTCTTATCACTGAACTCAGTACCCGTTTTCCAATTGCCTAGAGTAACTTGATAGTGTTAGTATTTTCTACAGTTTACACTAGAACCAGTCTTACACTTTTATTCTTGGTCCTAGTAGTATAAATGGTTTGAAGATAGGTTCAGTAATAAACATCATGAGCGAACTTTCATCACCTGATGGAAGCCGGACATCATTTTAAGAGAAGTGCTCTCGTAACACCTGTGATGACAATGTTGCATTACATACAACAAATGACAGCTTCCAAAGAATTGAAAAGAAATGCTGGCATGTTAGTGACGAAAAAGAAATATGCCTACCAGTTCTCGAGTAACAAGCTAGGAATTTCAGCAAAGTCCCCCTCCAGGCGGAGACCTGAAAATCTAGAAAAGGTAGCTCTGTTCGATATATGATGAACCTGCAGGATATTAAAAATTATCACTGCAATTATTTTAATTGATATTGAACATATGAGTAGACAACAGGCAATTTGGCATTGGTCAGAACCCATATTCTCCACTGAAGCACAAAACTGAAAGACACTTTAGATCATTAGAATATTTGTGGTTCAAGAATTTGTCTGGAAAAACATGCATACCACGTGGCTGAATTCATGGAATATCCTTACAACTTCGGGGAACCGCAGCAATGCTGAATTCCCATCAAACTCTTTTGGGCACTGAGATAATAAAACTGCAACCGGAACCTGTCACAAAGATTACTGAATTAACAGAGTGAAACAGTTTGTCATTCAAGTAGACAGAAGATGTACTTTTCACTGATTAGGTATTTCAACATTGTGAGAGAGCCTGTAAGGGTTCAACTACCATAAGTCTTCAATTAACTTTGCTTTAGTAAGAAAACATCCACATTACAAGGTTTCTAACAAGAAAATCACGCTATAAATTACATCGCCAAATATACAGATTCCCTGAATTACCTTACGTGTACCATTAGAACACATGCATCCATTCTGAAGTGCCACAACACAAGTATGGCCATATTTTCCTTCCCTATAAAGGGAAAAAAGACAGTTTAAGATCTAGGACAATAGGTTTCCTCGGTTGCATATCAATGATAACTGGTGCAACAGAGATATAAGACAGGAGCCAACTTTCCCTATATTTCTTATATGAGAAGTGTCCAAACAACTTCCAGTATTTGTATTCAATTAAACATGAAAATAGCATGGGAGGCCATTAGTTTTTTTAAGACTCCGCCACTAAGCATAGAATACAAACCTGGATAAAATATCAAGAAAAAAGTAACCCATATGATCGCTTGAACTTGCATCCCAAACAGAAAAGAGACGAACTGTTTCATGCCAAACCTCCACATCCTTAATTTCTTCAAACCGTAGTGCTGCCAGAGAAAACATGGGAATATATATATGATATATCCATGTTCATACTTAATGATGGACATTTATGTTGTAGTGTTTAATGGGTAAAATTATACCAAATAGATCCTGGAACATCTTCAACATTCCTGATATGACTAGCTTAACAGGGAAGTATCGTTTGATTTCACCAATGTCAAGATCAACCTTGTGCTGTTCGGCTCTTTTCATGTAATATAACAAATCTTCCATGCCAAATTGAGCATCTCCTTCCTCCTTCACCTGAAGTGAGAATATTGAGAGTAAAAATCGAAATAATTAATGAAAAGAGCGCGATCAGTGGGGTAAaatgaaacaaagcaaaaaatggCTTTGTGCAAACCTTCAAATCTTTGAGTAACCTCAGCTCTCCATTAGCTGGGTCATTTAACTGTTCTGACATTTCCTCCAGAAATTCTAAGACCTGTAGGGAAAGCCCTTAAGAACATGAGAAGAGATGCCTAAAACACCATCTTGTCAGAAAGCTCACTGGCTCAGAGATGGTGTGAAGAATGCATTCACCAGGCATAGTTAGCTAAAATTGGAAACTTTCAAGCAGATTTGACAGCAGGAAAGCCACAAACCTTCCTTGATGTCATTGGCATTCTTGGTTCAATAGCAAAATCGGAGTAGTTTGAATACCCAAGCAATCTCGCAAGTCTGTGTCTTATCTGAACCTAAATATAAATAACTGCAAGTTGTCAGTTCCAAGGATCCATCCCAGACTGAAATAATGCATGCACAAGATGAATTTATATTCCCTTGGTCCTATTTCAATCATTCAATGGTTATCTAAAACAATTTTAGTAAGTCTGGATATCAGGACCCTCCTTCACATTTCCCACCTGGATAGCAAAGCTCACTGTCAATTAATCAAGCATCACTAGTGCAATTACCAAATGTTGAAAGCACAATAAGAATATTCCCTATTTCAAGAAGCTAGAACGATGCAAGTCTTGCCAAGGCAATTAATAAATGCAATGAAGAATTGAATGATTCTATGGCCTGTGACTATAGATGGGACTCGGTTCCCATTTACCCATTGGTTAGGTTAACCTAACCTAAAAAAGAACCCaatggatcttatggttaaccttAAAACGATTTAGGTTCAAAGGGTTCGATCCCCTTGGTACCAATGGTTATCCGCGCACGATGCCTCTAGACTCTGGAGCACCTCCTGAGTCCCGACTTCCGAGCGCCTCCTGCCGCCTGCCGCCAGAGCCGTCGCTCGAGTTCCTCTCCAATCCTACAGCGCGTCCGCCGTCGACGTGTCCTGCGCACGGCCGCACCTCGCCGGCCGTTTTCGGGCCCATCGCCAAGGACGCCGCCTGCAAAATCAACTATATATGCGCACAGCTGGGAGCTTCTCGTTTTCCTCCATGGCTATCTCGAAGTTCATCACCGAGTGGATCTGGATCCTGACGCAGTTCGTTAGTCCTCTTTCGTCCCTGGCTTCAGCAATAAAGTGCGTGCTCTGATTGTTTCCTATTGGGGATTATGATTCCTCGAGTTCTTTTCTCCAGCTGCATTATAGTCTATACGGATGATTACAACAGCAGTAGCTTGCTCAAGCTATAACTCTGAATATCAAACTGATTTTATCTGATTTTTGTTGGAAACTACTTTGTAACTTTGTTCGGGATGCATGCTTGTACGCATGTGTTAACCAGGATGAAGACTGTGGTCAGTTTTGTGCGGCACGCAGCAGTCAGTCAACAAATTGCACTTTGTCCTTTCTAATAAGCTTGTGACTTGTTAGTTTTTACAATGTCATGGCCCGTTTTATTCCACCTACTGTTCGACTTGGCAAACCGAGAATTGGAGTATTAACAGTGATAGTGTACCGTAAAAAGTGGTTCGTCCCTTAATAACCAACGGTTAACCATTAATAACCTTAATAGCTAAATGGTTAACCTATATATCCGTTTACACAAAATGGTTAGTTAGGTTCGTAGCCAAAAAATAAATGGTTAACCAAATCCCATTATTGTGACCTGTGAGATAAAGTGAAATCGGTGAACAAAACATATAAGTTCCTATGAAGTTAAAGATGCAGTTGGACATATGGAGGATACCAGCTTTTGTAGGATGGCTACGTTCTGTTTTCCACCTTTCTGGCCATAAGCAACAGCAATCAGCTTCCTTGTAGAGCCAACCTTGAAAACAATACAGACAAATAAATTAGCAGCTGGTACACAGTACACACACGGCTGTAGTGCGAAAAATACCTTACTGTAAGTACTCTCCCGGTATATGTTATCACAAGCTATCAAGCAACTGCTGAAAGTGACAGTGCAACTAAATGTGCAGGTGCATGGTAAGCAGAAATGTGGAACTGACCTTGCAATGCTCAAGAATTGGCGTGACatggtagctggtcaacagaactTTGCGCTTTCCATCTATTTCTTCCAGATCCTGAGTTGAATAGTAATAGTGAAACATAATTAGAAAGAAATACCACGATCACTATTTTGTTCCATCTCACACTTCTGCC contains:
- the LOC124661406 gene encoding probable thimet oligopeptidase isoform X2; translated protein: MQVTRQREDVYRVVKAFAERGERIGPEATRFVQCLVREFERNGAKLTQTKRKEMEKLRSHIDDLNSKYIQNMNDFTKFLLLSEEELAGMPLEFLKDLEEIDGKRKVLLTSYHVTPILEHCKVGSTRKLIAVAYGQKGGKQNVAILQKLVQIRHRLARLLGYSNYSDFAIEPRMPMTSRKVLEFLEEMSEQLNDPANGELRLLKDLKVKEEGDAQFGMEDLLYYMKRAEQHKVDLDIGEIKRYFPVKLVISGMLKMFQDLFALRFEEIKDVEVWHETVRLFSVWDASSSDHMGYFFLDILSREGKYGHTCVVALQNGCMCSNGTRKVPVAVLLSQCPKEFDGNSALLRFPEVVRIFHEFSHVVHHISNRATFSRFSGLRLEGDFAEIPSLLLENWCYESTSLKMMSGFHQDITKSVTSEACQSLKRRRDMFAGLKLKQEILLCLVDQVIHTSEDVDIDELIKDLHPKVMLGIPLLEGTSPASCFPRIAVGYDAVCYSYIWSEVFAADLFATKFKDDLLNQHAGLRFRNKVLAPGGSKDPLEIITDYLGREPSLQPFIQSRTRNTL
- the LOC124661406 gene encoding probable thimet oligopeptidase isoform X1 gives rise to the protein MSPRRKEKRVVAVAGAAALVAVGLNLAFSAVAAHRRRKRQELPGFTAQVNLSAAEINRLADRIIAKSKETYDAVAAVPLDKVSFANAIAPLAELDAQQFPLVQACLLPRMVSPSDDVCRASAEAEKRLDSHFLLCRQREDVYRVVKAFAERGERIGPEATRFVQCLVREFERNGAKLTQTKRKEMEKLRSHIDDLNSKYIQNMNDFTKFLLLSEEELAGMPLEFLKDLEEIDGKRKVLLTSYHVTPILEHCKVGSTRKLIAVAYGQKGGKQNVAILQKLVQIRHRLARLLGYSNYSDFAIEPRMPMTSRKVLEFLEEMSEQLNDPANGELRLLKDLKVKEEGDAQFGMEDLLYYMKRAEQHKVDLDIGEIKRYFPVKLVISGMLKMFQDLFALRFEEIKDVEVWHETVRLFSVWDASSSDHMGYFFLDILSREGKYGHTCVVALQNGCMCSNGTRKVPVAVLLSQCPKEFDGNSALLRFPEVVRIFHEFSHVVHHISNRATFSRFSGLRLEGDFAEIPSLLLENWCYESTSLKMMSGFHQDITKSVTSEACQSLKRRRDMFAGLKLKQEILLCLVDQVIHTSEDVDIDELIKDLHPKVMLGIPLLEGTSPASCFPRIAVGYDAVCYSYIWSEVFAADLFATKFKDDLLNQHAGLRFRNKVLAPGGSKDPLEIITDYLGREPSLQPFIQSRTRNTL